In one Myotis daubentonii chromosome 1, mMyoDau2.1, whole genome shotgun sequence genomic region, the following are encoded:
- the LOC132237389 gene encoding LOW QUALITY PROTEIN: uncharacterized protein LOC132237389 (The sequence of the model RefSeq protein was modified relative to this genomic sequence to represent the inferred CDS: substituted 1 base at 1 genomic stop codon), with product MELEACFGSASMALEDCIFGPVCCLCLCLFGFILWTHWTDIMGQTQTTPLSIMVDHFREVRERARDLSAEVRKDRWQTFCSREWPTLDVGWPPEGTFDLPTIRRVRDVVSRLRGGRPGQLSYIVTWQDLVEDPPSWLRPFLPPRPPGPKPILALQRTEKEEKRKTLTQPSAPPLPILQGGTEEELIFPPPYMAGGGVLGVAGGGVPGVASVGGPPLTRQRAQRELSAAAPDSTIKTLPLRAAGPPDADGNQPYHYWPFSTSDLYNWKAQNPKFSEKPGGLIDLLDSVLFTHQPTWDDCQQLLQVLFTTEERERILNEARKVVPGVDGNPTANQVQIDVSFPLTRPEWDFNTAEGKERLSVYRQTLMRGLRMAARKPTNLAKVGNVQQERDESPAAFLERIMEAYRTYTPMNPEAPENKAAVIISFVNQSAADIKRKLQKVDRLGEKSLQDLLAVAEKVYNNRESPEDRQARVVAASSSRQARDLARVLLATTMDFPKERDRRFRQLASNKGRGKQTTQEGRRGLRKNQCKFCMDIGHWARECPKKAGEKGDRTDRVKVLELGELSDXGSQGSDPLPEPRITLRVEGTPVNFLVDTGAQHSVLRTPQGKLANKKSWVQGATGMSQYSWTTRRTVDLGTGQVSHSFMVIPECPYPLLGRDLLTKIGAQITFRQGGPQVTDEEGRPIQVLTMRLEDEYRLYQKTSLVEGSMDKWLQEFPTAWAETGGVGLAAHRAPVLVELKPGEGPVRIKQYPMPQEARKGIQPHIRRLKSLGVLVPCQSAWNTPLLPVKKPQTNDYRPVQDLREVNKRVMDIHPTVPNPYTLLSSLAPSKVWYTVLDLKDAFFSLPLAPQSQSLFAFEWHDPEEGFSGQLTWTRLPQGFKNSPTIFDEALHEDLGEYRREHPNLTLLQYVDDILIAADTAKDCERGTQDLLATLGALGYRASARKAQLCRERVSYLGYILEGGQRRLSDARKETVLKIPTPTSRREVREFLGSAGYCRLWIPGFAEIARPLYEATKEGKAFDWTEKDEAAFRQLKKALLGAPALGLPDITKPFHLFVDEHKGIAKGVLTQALGPWSRPVAYLSKKLDPVAAGWPPCLRIIAATALLVKDADKLTLGQEIWITTPHAIEGVLKQPPDRWMSNARITHYQSLLLNPPRVRFHPSAALNPATLLPDPDLDAPLHDCAGILEQVHGLRKDLTDQPLPDAEATWFTDGSSFVRDGCRYAGAAVVTETDTVWAEALPSGTSAQRAELIALTKALTLGAGKRLNVYTDSRYAFATAHVHGAIYQERGLLTAEGRTIKNKQEILDLLAALWLPAKLAIIHCQGHQKADDPVARGNQKADQAAKAVALTSVPTMALQLPDPGDPVLPDQPKYSQEELQRIRKLPRAHEIKGWWHTPEGELILPDRLGDTVLEHMHRSTHLGTRKMKDLIRHAGIKIHQQDTKIDQVVSACKTCQLTNTRAGSNERGTRLRGTKPGAQWEVDFTEIKPGKYGYKYLLVFVDTFSGWVEAYPTKHETAQTVAKKLLEDILPRYGFPAMIGSDNGPAFISQVTQVVTRAIGANWKLHCAYRPQSSGQVERMNRTLKETLTKLTMETGGDWVALLPYALYRVRNSPYTLGFTPYEIMFGRPPPIIPNLKADLLAEFENQELSLSLRGLQKAHEDIWPRLRAIYEASPTPTPHQHRPGDWVYVRRHRRETLEPRWKGPYTVVLTTPTALKVDGIATWVHHTHVRSADPSMTRKDFITKWSIDRDQCNPLKLKLRRARPA from the exons atggaattggaagcctgttttggttctgcttccatggcgttggaagactgtattttcgggcccgtttgttgtttgtgtttgtgtctttttggttttattttgtggactcactggacggacattatgggacagactcaaactacccctttaagcattatggtcgatcatttcagagaggtaagggaaAGAGCCAGGGACCTCAGTGCAGAGGTTCGGAAAGACCGGTGGCAGACTTTTTGTTCCAGGGAGTGGCCAACTTTGGACGTTGGGTGGCCGCCGGAGGGGACTTTTGACCTCCCCACCATCCGCCGAGTCAGGGATGTCGTCTCCCGACTTAGGGGGGGACGTCCTGGTCAGCTTTCTTACATTGTTACTTGGCAGGACCTCGTGGAAGACCCGCCAtcttggctcaggcccttcctacctCCACGTCCTCCCGGGCCGAAGCCCATTCTTGCTTTGCAGAGAacggaaaaggaggagaaaaggaagactctCACCCAGCcttcggcccctcccctccctatccTGCAGGGGGGGACTGAAGAAGAACTAATCTTTCCTCCCCCATATA tggctgggggcggagttctgggagtggctgggggcggggttccgGGAGTGGCCTCGGTAGGAGGCCCGCCTCTCACCCGGCAAAGGGCTCAGCGGGAACTGTCTGCTGCAGCACCTGACTCCACTATCAAGACCCTGCCCTTACGGGCCGCTGGACCCCCGGATGCGGATGGCAACCAACCGTATCATTATTGGCCTTTTTCAACATCCGATCTCTATAACTGGAAGGCACAAAACCCCAAGTTTTCTGAGAAACCAGGGGGACTTATTGACTTGctagattctgttcttttcacccatcagcccacatgggacgactgtcagcagcttttacaggttctgttcacgacggaagagagagaaaggatcctcAATGAGGCCCGGAAAGTGGTTCCAGGCGTGGATGGAAACCCAACTGCCAACCAGGTCCAGAtagatgtctcttttcccttaactaggcctgaatgggatttcaacacggcagaaggtaaggagaggcttTCGGTCTATCGTCAGACCCTAATGAGAGGTCTCAGAATGGCTGCTAGAAAGCCAACTAATTTGGCCAAGGTGGGGAATGTTCAGCAGGAAAGGGAtgagtctccagctgccttttTAGAACGGATCATGGAGGCTTACCGTACCTACACCCCCATGAATCCAGAAGCTCCTGAAAACAAGGCAGCTGTGATCATAAGCTTTGTAAACCAGTCGGCCGCGGATATTAAAAGGAAACTACAAAAAGTAGATAGGTTGGGAGAGAAGAGTTTACAGGATTTACTGGCAGTGGCAGAGAAGGTGTACAATAACCGAGAGTCTCCAGAAGACAGGCAAGCTCGCGTCGTGGCTGCCTCTAGCAGTAGGCAAGCTCGGGACCTGGCTAGGGTCCTGCTGGCTACGACCATGGACTTCCCCAAGGAGCGAGACCGTCGCTTCCGACAGCTTGCAAGCAATAAAGGAAGAGGTAAGCAGACCACccaagaggggaggcgggggctaCGGAAGAATCAATGTAAGTTTTGCATGGACATAGGGCACTGGGCTCGAGAGTGTCCGAAGAAGGCCGGTGAGAAGGGAGACAGGACTGACCGAGTCAAGGTCTTAGAGCTGGGTGAACTGAGTGATTAGGGGAGTCAGGGTTcggaccccctccccgagcccaggataactctcaGAGTGGAGGGGACTCCTGTTAACTTCCTTGTTGACACCGGGGCACAACATTCGGTCCTCCGTACCCCGCAAGGAAAACTGGCGAATAAAAAGTCCTGGGTGCAAGGAGCAACTGGTATGagccagtattcatggactaCCCGAAGGACAGTAGATTTAGGAACAGGCCAGGTATCCCACTCTTTCATGGTAATACCGGAATGCCCCTACCCACTATTAGGACGGGACCTACTGACCAAAATTGGAGCTCAAATAACTTTCAGACAAGGGGGGCCTCAGGTCACCGATGAGGAGGGCCGCCCCATTCAGGTCCTGACCATGAGGCTAGAGGATGAATATCGCCTCTACCAGAAGACTTCCCTGGTGGAGGGCAGTATGGACAAATGGCTACAAGAATTCCCAACAGCatgggcagagacaggaggggtggggctggccgcccACAGGGCCCCAGTCCTAGTAGAACTAAAACCAGGAGAAGGTCCGGTAAGAATCAAGCAGTACCCTATGCCTCAGGAGGCACGGAAGGGGATTCAGCCTCATATCAGGAGACTGAAGAGCTTGGGGGTGTTAGTTCCCTGCCAGTCTGCATGGAACACTCCCCTACTGCCGGTTAAAAAGCCCCAGACAAACGACTACAGGCCAGTACAGGACCTccgagaagtaaataaaagagttatGGACATACACCCAACAGTCCCAAACCCGTACACTCTCTTGAGCTCCTTGGCACCCTCTAAAGTCTGGTACACGGTAttagatctgaaagatgccttcTTCAGTCTACCCCTAGCACCTCAAAGTCAGTCCCTGTTCGCCTTTGAGTGGCATGACCCAGAGGAGGGCTTCAGTGGACAGCTGACTTGGACACGCCTACCCCAGGGGTTCAAAAACTCGCCCACCATCTTCGACGAGGCGCTGCACGAGGACCTGGGTGAGTACAGAAGGGAACACCCcaacctcaccctcctccagtaCGTAGATGACATCTTGATTGCTGCAGACACAGCCAAGGACTGTGAGCGGGGGACCCAAGATCTATTGGCCACCCTGGGGGCCTTAGGGTACCGGGCATCCGCGAGGAAGGCTCAGTTATGTCGAGAAAGGGTGAGTTACCTGGGATACATCCTGGAGGGCGGGCAGCGGCGGTTATCGGATGCCaggaaagagactgttttgaaaaTCCCTACTCCCACCTCCCGAAGAGAAGTAAGGGAATTCCTAGGATCGGCCGGCTACTGCCGCCTCTGGATACCGGGTTTTGCCGAAATCGCCAGGCCCCTATATGAAGCTACCAAAGAGGGAAAGGCGTTTGACTGGACTGAGAAAGATGAAGCTGCCTTTAGGCAGTTAAAGAAGGCCCTTCTaggtgccccagccctgggcctgccagatATTACAAAGCCCTTTCACCTCTTTGTGGATGAACACAAAGGGATAGCGAAAGGGGTCTTGACTCAAGCTTTAGGCCCCTGGAGCCGCCCAGTGGCTTATTTGTCCAAGAAGTTAGATCCTGTAGCTGCCGGCTGGCCACCATGCCTGAGAATTATCGCGGCAACAGCGCTCTTAGTCAAAGACGCCGACAAACTGACCCTGGGGCAGGAAATCTGGATTACAACCCCACATGCCATTGAGGGAGTCCTGAAGCAGCCTCCTGACAGATGGATGAGTAACGCTCGTATAACCCATTACCAGAGCCTCCTACTCAACCCTCCAAGAGTACGGTTCCACCCCAGTGCGGCCCTCAATCCCGCTACTTTGCTGCCCGACCCTGACTTAGATGCCCCACTACACGACTGTGCGGGAATCCTAGAGCAGGTGCATGGACTCCGGAAGGACTTGACCGACCAGCCCCTCCctgatgcagaggccacctggttcacgGATGGGAGCAGCTTCGTGCGGGACGGGTGCAGGTACGCGGGTGCAGCGGTGGTCACTGAAACGGACACTGTGTGGGCGGAGGCCCTGCCCTCCGGGACGTCAGCCCAGCGAGCAGAACTCATCGCCCTTACTAAGGCACTGACGCTGGGGGCTGGAAAGCGGCTTAACGTTTACACAGACAGCCGTTATGCATTTGCTACAGCTCATGTCCACGGAGCAATCTATCAGGAGAGAGGGCTACTGACGGCAGAGGGacggacaataaaaaataagcaagagatTCTCGATCTGCTTGCAGCCTTATGGCTTCCTGCCAAGTTAGCCATAATCCACTGCCAAGGGCACCAGAAAGCTGATGACCCGGTAGCAAGAGGTAACCAAAAGGCTGACCAGGCTGCGAAGGCAGTAGCCCTTACCTCGGTCCCTACCATGGCCTTACAACTCCCAGACCCAGGGGACCCAGTCTTACCAGACCAGCCCAAGTACTCCCAGGAAGAATTGCAACGCATCAGAAAGCTCCCCAGAGCCCATGAAATAAAGGGATGGTGGCATACACCAGAAGGGGAACTCATACTACCAGACCGGCTCGGGGACACGGTATTAGAACATATGCACCGGTCTACTCACCTGGGGACCCGGAAAATGAAGGACTTAATTCGACATGCTGGGATCAAGATTCACCAGCAGGATACCAAGATAGATCAGGTTGTATCTGCCTGCAAGACCTGTCAACTCACAAACACAAGAGCTGGATCAAATGaaagagggaccaggctcagaggcaccaaaccGGGAGCACAATGGGAAGTCGACTTCACTGAAATTAAACCAGggaagtatggttataaatatcttttagtatttgtagataccttctctggctgggtagaggcatacccaaccaagcatgaaacagctcagacggtggccaagaagctgctcgaagacatcttacccaggtatggttttcctgCTATGATAGGGTCCGACAACGGGCCAgcctttatttcacaggtaacacaggtagtaaccagggctattggggcaaattggaaattacattgtgcttatagaccccagagttcaggtcaggtagaaagaatgaacagaactctaaaagagacccttaccaaattaaccatggagactggtggggactgggtggctctcctaccatatgccctttaccgggtaaggaactccccttacaccctgggctttactccctatgaaatcatgtttggcaggccaccccctatcattcctAACCTTAAAGCTGACCTTCTCgctgaatttgaaaatcaagaactatctctttctttgagagggctccagaaggcacatgaggacatttggccacgcctccgcgccatctacgaagccagcccaaccccaactcctcatcagcacagaccaggagattgggtctacgtcagaaggcaccgccgggagaccctagaaccACGTTGGAaaggtccctacactgtggtgctgaccacccccaccgctctcaaggtagatggcatcgcgacctgggtccaccacactcacgtgcggtcagcggatccatccatgacccggaaagacttcatcaccaaatggagcatcgatcgagatcaatgcaacccgctcaagctcaagctacggcgtgctcgacctgcctga